CAGTTGGAATGTGATAAAGGGCGCCGATTCGACACTTTTCTGTCCTTCGACACTGCGGACGAAGCGTATCCTATAGAGCAAAGGCAGTGCCACAGCCAGTGCAATGGCTGCGATGAAAGTGATAGGTCCGACAACCGCTGTTGTTCCGTCAGGCATTTGCGGTGCCAGTCCGGCCTGTCGGCATGCGGCCCAGCCGCCGAAGAGAACAGTCGCCGGTGCGAGCATTTGCAGGTAACGGCGAAAAAGGATGTTTCGCAGGGGAGTGCAATCCGGTGCGTGAGCCATGGTGAGTCCTCATGAAGCCCCGACCGGACGCATGTCCGGTCGGGGCTTGGTTGTTATTACGGTGTGTCTGTGACCGGATTGGAAGCGTCGGTCTTGAAGAACTTGAGCAGTCCTTCGCCAACGACCCAAATGGACACGGCCAGCACAAGCAGGTTCAGTGACTGCAACAGAACGTTGCCCTTGTCCATGTACATGCCCTGGTTGATAAGGATGGCCCATACGGTCATTGCGCCGAGGAATATCGCCGGAATACCGGAAATGAGCCAGCTCAGCCCACCACGACCTTTGAGGTATACGGTGACGGTGGTCAGTACAAGTGCGGCCAGAATCTGGTTGATGCAGCCGAACAGCGGCCACAAAGCCAGAGCACCCTTGCCGTTGCCGCCGGACGAGAAGGCCAGGCAGCCTGCCAGGAAAACGGCCACGGCGGTGGAGACATACTTGTTGTTGAAGATCTTGATGGATGTGCCGCTGAACAGTTCGGTCAGGGCATACCGCTCGATACGGGTGGCGGTGTCCATGGTGGTGCCGGCAAAGGACGCAACGAATACACCCATGATGGCCAGGGCGACGCTGTGCGGGATGCCTGCAGCTTCGATCATGTTGGCTGCACCAAACACGAAGGCAGCGACTTTGGAACCCAGGCCCTGGGCAGCAGCCCAGGAGGAGTAGTGGGTTGACCATGCGTCGATGCCGGTCAGGGTTGCGCCGTCGGGGGTGTGGTAGCCAAGGCCGATGCCTGCTGCCACGGCCACGATGACCAAGGTGGACAGGGTGGCTTCTGTCAGCATGCTTCCGTAGCCGACAAACAGGGCGTCTTCTTCGTTGGCTACCTGTTTGGCTGTGGTGCCGGACGATACCAGAGAGTGGAAACCGGAGATGGCACCGCAGGCGATGGTGATGAACAGGAAGGGCAGCATCGGCGGCGCACCGTCAGGTGCTGCCTGAACTGCCGGAGCTATGATGTGGAGCTGGGAACCGGAGAAGGTGGCGGCGAACACGCCGACGACCATCAGGGCCAGAGCGACAATAAGCTGATGAGAATTGATGAAATCGCGTGGCTGCAACAGCGCAGTGACAGGCAGCGTGGATGCAATGAATGCATAGATGAGCAGCAGGATTGTCCATGTGCCGGTGGGCGGCATGCTGCCGATGGTTGGCATCTGAATGGGGGCGTATACACCGATGACAACCGTTACATACATGGCGATCAGGGCGACAATGGACCAGATCATGGCATTGCCGCCGCGCTTGTAGATAATGTAGCCGAGCACCATGGCAATGGGCACCTCCAGCCAGACGGGCAGGACGGAAGCCGGGAACATGTTGAAGATAACCGCGATGACCAGACCGAAAATGGCCGTGATGATAAGCAGATCAAGGAATACGACAATAAAGAAGAACAGTTTTGTGCGCGGGTTGATGTATTTGGAAGTGATTTCGGAAACGGATTTTCCCTGGTTGCGCATGGAAAGGATCAGCGCGCCGAAGTCGTGCACTGCGCCCATCATGATGGAACCGACAAAAATCCAGATCATGGCCGGAACCCATCCCCAGATAATCGCGATGGCCGGGCCGACGATGGGGCCGGTGCCTGCGATTGACGTGAAGTGGTGACCGAAGATGATTTCTTTTTTGGTGGGGACGTAATCGACCCCGTCTTCCATTTCCACGGACGGAACTTTGTTCGCACCAGAAAGGGCGAAAATTTTCTTGCCGATGTAGCGACCGTAAAGACGATACATCAATATGTATCCTCCAAAGGCCACCAGCATCATGATCATGGCATCCATAAACCTCTCCTTGTAGAGCTGTTAAGCGATTGGCCGGACCCCCCAGTCCGGGACTCGGCGTGTGCAGACACGCCCCCCTTTTTACAATGAGTCTGGATTAATCCATGATGATGGCGGATGTCTTTTGCGGATGTGGAAATTGCGTTTTTCAGGCGTGAACGGTCAATATGGGTGTCTGAGATGCACGGGTAGATCAGGCTGCTGCGGATTCACTGTGTGGGATGGTGAATGAGACGGAAGTTCCTTTGCCGGGATAGCTGACGATGGAGAGCATGTGTGAAGGCCCGTAAATCTGCTCCAAGCGCTGGTTACAGTTGCGTACGCCGATGTGATCGTCCCCGGAAAATTCGTTTTTGCTGTGAAGGACGCTCCAAAGCGTGGCCTCATCCATGCCCACGCCGTCATCCTGAATGTGAACATGTACCAGACCGTTGTCCTGCCCTATGCGAATGCTGATGGTTCCACCTTCGTCGCGGCCCAGGATGCCGTGTTTCACGCTGTTTTCTACCAGCGGCTGAATGATCAGCGTCGGTACTTCGATATTTTCGACCCCGTCGTCCAGGTTCCATTCACTCTTGACTCGATCACCAAACCGGGCCTGTTCGATTTCAAGATACGAACGAACCTGTTCCAGTTCGGAGCCGATGGGCGCGAATCCGTCCCCTGCGTCAAGGTTGCGGCGCATATACATGGCCAGCTCGGATAAAAGTGAGCGCGCCCGTTCCGGTTTGGTGCGACAGAATGCACCGATGGTGTTCAGGGCGTTGAACAGGAAATGCGGGTTGATCTGGGTTTGCAGTCGTCGGATCTCAGCCTTTGCCAACAACTGGTTCTTCGTTTGGATATCCTGTAATTCCAACTGGGTGGAAAAAAGTCCGGCAAGTCCCTTTGCCAACTCGAAATGAGTCGAGTGCAGGGGGATGCCATCCGTGCCGTAGAATTTGAGACAGCCGACAATGCGGTCACCCTTGCGCATGGGGACGATGATGGCCGACGAGAGTGGGCAGTTTGGGGCGTCGCAGCCGATGGCCTCTTTGGAACGGAGAAAGGCCGGTTCTCCCGAAAGCAGGACTTCCTTAGTCGCTTTGGTCCGCAGTGGCTCGCCGGACAAATGATGGTCGTCACCGATGCCGAGGTGGGTCAGCACTCTGGTGTTGCTGGCGATATCAACCGCGGCGACAGGGACACGCTCCCATATAATGCGGGCGGTTTCCCTGGCCGAGGCTTCATCCAGACCTGACCGAAGGTGGGACACGGTCTTGTTGGCGATAGCCATGATCTGACTGATGCGGCTGGAATCTCGTTTGCTGCGGTATTCAAACAAAAGGTGCAGAGTTTGTACGAAAAGGACTGCGCCGAATGTATTCACCGCAATCATGGGCAGGGCGATAACCTTGACCAGGGCCACAGCCTGATCAAATGGCTTTGCCATGGTCAGGACCATCAACTGGTGCATGGTTTCTCCTCCCAGCCCGACGAACAATGCAGCCCGCCAGTTGAGATTGTTGCCCTTGAGATGCGTTGAAACATAGCCTGCTATAATACCTTCAAGGAAGGTCGCCAGTCCGCAGGGTATGGAGCTGAATCCACCGATATCGATAAGCAATCGATGTCCACCTGCGATAAGTCCTGCGCCGAAGCCAACAATCGGGCCACCGAGCAGCCCGCCGGTGATGACATAGACGCCGCGAAGGTTGGCGTAGGAATCGAAAACGATATCACCGCTGTAGGTGCCCATGATGCCGAGCATGCCGAAGAGAACGGCCAGCATGATGCGGTACTTTTTTTCAGGTCGTCGGTTGACGCCAAGCTTGCCGAGAGGAGACAGGGTCAGCACGAACAGACCTATGGCCATCATGGCGCCGAATCGGCCTACCAATGTGACCAGAAGATCGAGAATGTGTTCGAACATGGTGTTTCGTCTTCAGATGGCTCAAAGGCCGAGTCGTTTTTTGAATTCCCTGACCCGACTGCGGCTCAAGGTCACTTCTGTTGAACCGTCATCATCAAGGATGAGACAGTATTTGCCGCCAGTCCAGGGTGTGAATTCACGGACGCGATTCAAGTTGACCACGGTGCTGCGGTTAATGCGCAGGAATGGCTGTGAATCGACCCGAGCTTCTACTTCGTCAAGGGATGTCAGGGCATGACACAAGAGACTTTCGTCGACTGTGTTGACCAGAATTTTACGGTCCTGCAGTTCAAAATAGACGATGTCCCCGAAGTCGATGAATTGGATGCGACCGCCTCGTTCCACCGTAAAGCGCTGCAGAGGGCGGTCTGTGGAAACTGTCCTGAGCAGGTCGCCCAATTCGGGCTGGGCGTCATTGGATTTGTCTTGCTTGCCGAGTATTTGGCGAACGCGCTCGACGCTTTTTTTGAGACGTTTGGTGGAAACGGGTTTGAGCAGATAATCGACAGCGTTTTTTTCAAAGGCGCGTACCGCATACTGGTCATAAGCGGTCACGAATATGAACAGTGGAGGATCTGGCAGGTATCGGGCTTCGCGCAACACATCGAATCCGTCCTGCCCTGGCATCTGGATATCCAGAAATACAAGGTCCGGTGAATCGTTGCGGATAGCTGTCAATGCCTCGGTCGCTGTCTGAGCTTCCTGAATAGCGAGATCGGGGAAGCTTGCAAGCAGGTAGGCTAGTTCGTTACGGGCCGGAGCCTCGTCATCAACTATAAGGGTGCGTATTTGCATGGCGAAAGCGTCACGGTTGCGGAGTTTGCATTTTTAATGGTGAAAACCCTATTCCAGCCGACATCCGCTGTCAATTCTGTCTGTTTTTAATGTCAGTGGTCATTTTTTCCAATATGGGTGACTGATATCCTCGAAAGCGGACATGGCTGCAATGGACCCTTCTCCGATGGCGGTTACAATCTGTTGCAGGCCTCCGGTTAAATCGCCAGCCGCATAAACGCGCGGTACATTGGTCCGCATGTCTGATTCGACTTTGACGAAACCGTCTTCCTTGAGTTCCACGCCGATGGATTTAGCCAGTCCTGTTGATGCTTTCTGGCCGATGGCAACGAATGCGCCGTCCACAGGCAAGTCGGTGACGGTCTGCGTCAGGAGGTTGCGAATCTTGAGATTGCTTACCCTTCGTCCGTCACCTTCTATTTCTTCGACTACGGTATTCCATAGAACCGGGATCTGTTCGTGCTCCACGGAATCCTGCAATGGCTTCTGGGCGCGAAAGGTGTCGCCACGATGGATGATGCTCACGTTGACGCCGAGGTTCTTGAGGTGGAGCGCGTCGGTCAGGGCGGTGTTGCCCCCGCCGATGATGGCCACGGATTTACCCTTGTAGAGATACCCGTCACAGGAGGCGCAGTAGTTGATACCTCGCCCGAAGTAGGTGTCTTCGCCTGTGGCTCCGAGTTTGCGATAACTCGCGCCCGTGGTCAGAATGACGGCTTTGGTCGAGTATTTCCCCCGGCTGGTGGTCACGGTGATGGTTTCATCCTTGGTCAGGTCGCCGAGAGTGATGGCATCCACGCTTTCTCCCTCGTGGACAGGGACGTATTCGCGGGCATGCTGACTCATGATGTCCATGAGTTGTTTGCCGGGAACGGATACGAAGCCGGGATAGTTCTCGACCACCGGGGTGAGAGCCACCTGGCCTCCGACAATATGCTTTTCCAGCACAACGGCCTTGAGGCCGGCGCGGACCGCATAAATGCCTGCGGTTAGTCCGGCGGGGCCTGCGCCTACGATGACGAGATCGACTTCACCTGGTTCGATGGTGCCGTACCCTGACGGAGTTTTTCCTTCTTCCATGCCGGGAAGGTTTCCTTCGGCCAGGA
The genomic region above belongs to uncultured Pseudodesulfovibrio sp. and contains:
- a CDS encoding FAD-dependent oxidoreductase, producing the protein MSAIKCAIAKPNLVKAECIEMNENPELTERYNVGSVPHTIFNEGVHDVMGLLPEERFVVEMVYLKSAEDLLAEGNLPGMEEGKTPSGYGTIEPGEVDLVIVGAGPAGLTAGIYAVRAGLKAVVLEKHIVGGQVALTPVVENYPGFVSVPGKQLMDIMSQHAREYVPVHEGESVDAITLGDLTKDETITVTTSRGKYSTKAVILTTGASYRKLGATGEDTYFGRGINYCASCDGYLYKGKSVAIIGGGNTALTDALHLKNLGVNVSIIHRGDTFRAQKPLQDSVEHEQIPVLWNTVVEEIEGDGRRVSNLKIRNLLTQTVTDLPVDGAFVAIGQKASTGLAKSIGVELKEDGFVKVESDMRTNVPRVYAAGDLTGGLQQIVTAIGEGSIAAMSAFEDISHPYWKK
- a CDS encoding LytS/YhcK type 5TM receptor domain-containing protein; the protein is MFEHILDLLVTLVGRFGAMMAIGLFVLTLSPLGKLGVNRRPEKKYRIMLAVLFGMLGIMGTYSGDIVFDSYANLRGVYVITGGLLGGPIVGFGAGLIAGGHRLLIDIGGFSSIPCGLATFLEGIIAGYVSTHLKGNNLNWRAALFVGLGGETMHQLMVLTMAKPFDQAVALVKVIALPMIAVNTFGAVLFVQTLHLLFEYRSKRDSSRISQIMAIANKTVSHLRSGLDEASARETARIIWERVPVAAVDIASNTRVLTHLGIGDDHHLSGEPLRTKATKEVLLSGEPAFLRSKEAIGCDAPNCPLSSAIIVPMRKGDRIVGCLKFYGTDGIPLHSTHFELAKGLAGLFSTQLELQDIQTKNQLLAKAEIRRLQTQINPHFLFNALNTIGAFCRTKPERARSLLSELAMYMRRNLDAGDGFAPIGSELEQVRSYLEIEQARFGDRVKSEWNLDDGVENIEVPTLIIQPLVENSVKHGILGRDEGGTISIRIGQDNGLVHVHIQDDGVGMDEATLWSVLHSKNEFSGDDHIGVRNCNQRLEQIYGPSHMLSIVSYPGKGTSVSFTIPHSESAAA
- a CDS encoding carbon starvation protein A — protein: MDAMIMMLVAFGGYILMYRLYGRYIGKKIFALSGANKVPSVEMEDGVDYVPTKKEIIFGHHFTSIAGTGPIVGPAIAIIWGWVPAMIWIFVGSIMMGAVHDFGALILSMRNQGKSVSEITSKYINPRTKLFFFIVVFLDLLIITAIFGLVIAVIFNMFPASVLPVWLEVPIAMVLGYIIYKRGGNAMIWSIVALIAMYVTVVIGVYAPIQMPTIGSMPPTGTWTILLLIYAFIASTLPVTALLQPRDFINSHQLIVALALMVVGVFAATFSGSQLHIIAPAVQAAPDGAPPMLPFLFITIACGAISGFHSLVSSGTTAKQVANEEDALFVGYGSMLTEATLSTLVIVAVAAGIGLGYHTPDGATLTGIDAWSTHYSSWAAAQGLGSKVAAFVFGAANMIEAAGIPHSVALAIMGVFVASFAGTTMDTATRIERYALTELFSGTSIKIFNNKYVSTAVAVFLAGCLAFSSGGNGKGALALWPLFGCINQILAALVLTTVTVYLKGRGGLSWLISGIPAIFLGAMTVWAILINQGMYMDKGNVLLQSLNLLVLAVSIWVVGEGLLKFFKTDASNPVTDTP
- a CDS encoding LytTR family DNA-binding domain-containing protein; this translates as MQIRTLIVDDEAPARNELAYLLASFPDLAIQEAQTATEALTAIRNDSPDLVFLDIQMPGQDGFDVLREARYLPDPPLFIFVTAYDQYAVRAFEKNAVDYLLKPVSTKRLKKSVERVRQILGKQDKSNDAQPELGDLLRTVSTDRPLQRFTVERGGRIQFIDFGDIVYFELQDRKILVNTVDESLLCHALTSLDEVEARVDSQPFLRINRSTVVNLNRVREFTPWTGGKYCLILDDDGSTEVTLSRSRVREFKKRLGL